The following are encoded in a window of Lacinutrix sp. WUR7 genomic DNA:
- a CDS encoding peroxiredoxin — protein MNTLETTQQQQEVFTMPRIGDKAPEFTAVTTQGEINFPSDYKGQWSILFSHPADFTPVCTSEFITFAHLEEKFKKANCSLIGLSIDGLYSHIAWLRTIKDKIEFNGMKNIEVKFPLIEDISMNVAKKYGMIQPGESKTQAVRAVFFVDPESTVRALIYYPLSLGRNFDELYRALIAMQTSDKFNVATPADWNPGDDVIVSPAGSCGVAEERMTSTEDLDCKDWFFCTKKLDKDVLLDAILKK, from the coding sequence ATGAATACTTTAGAAACAACACAACAGCAACAAGAGGTTTTTACTATGCCAAGAATAGGAGATAAAGCACCAGAATTTACGGCGGTAACCACACAAGGAGAGATTAATTTTCCTTCAGATTATAAAGGACAATGGTCTATATTATTTAGTCATCCAGCAGATTTCACGCCTGTTTGTACTTCAGAGTTTATCACATTTGCACATTTAGAAGAAAAATTTAAAAAAGCAAATTGTAGTCTTATAGGTTTATCTATTGATGGCTTGTACAGTCATATTGCTTGGCTAAGAACTATTAAAGATAAAATTGAATTTAACGGAATGAAAAACATCGAAGTTAAATTTCCTTTAATTGAAGATATCTCTATGAATGTTGCCAAAAAATATGGAATGATTCAACCAGGAGAAAGCAAAACACAAGCGGTTAGAGCAGTCTTTTTTGTGGATCCAGAAAGTACGGTTCGTGCATTAATTTATTACCCATTAAGTTTAGGACGTAATTTTGATGAACTTTACAGAGCTTTAATAGCAATGCAAACTTCAGACAAATTTAATGTGGCTACTCCAGCAGATTGGAATCCTGGAGATGATGTTATTGTATCTCCAGCTGGATCTTGTGGTGTTGCTGAAGAGAGAATGACTTCAACAGAAGATTTAGATTGTAAAGACTGGTTTTTCTGTACGAAGAAATTGGATAAAGACGTATTATTAGATGCTATTCTTAAAAAGTAA
- a CDS encoding DUF3365 domain-containing protein — protein MKNVIVCMVFLTLIFSCNNSKKEYTALEQKMEANTHPGKKLMETNCYTCHSPSASQEDRIGPPMIAIKKHYINKGTTKQQFIAALQTWIKNPNAEDAKMFGAVKRFGVMPKQAFPEETIAKIADYMFDFDIEQPEWFESHFNEEKGMHKGQGNGKGMGNGKGMGNGKGMQKQQANATLDTLTYAERGLKYALTTKAVLGKNLMGTIQKKGTLEALAFCNEKAYPLTDSMSVVHHAIIKRVSDKPRNQNNLANKKELLYINSFKKDIKNSKEPEPIVDQLDNKVHVYYPITTNAMCLQCHGKPDQDIKKPTLSKLASLYPQDKATGYAVNEVRGIWSITFDK, from the coding sequence ATGAAAAATGTAATAGTATGCATGGTCTTTTTAACGTTGATTTTTAGCTGTAATAATTCCAAAAAAGAATATACCGCTTTAGAACAAAAAATGGAGGCCAATACCCATCCAGGAAAAAAGCTAATGGAAACCAATTGCTATACATGTCATAGTCCATCGGCAAGTCAAGAAGATCGTATTGGACCTCCTATGATTGCCATTAAAAAACATTATATAAATAAAGGCACTACCAAACAACAGTTTATAGCAGCTTTACAAACTTGGATTAAAAACCCAAATGCTGAAGATGCTAAAATGTTTGGAGCAGTAAAACGTTTTGGAGTAATGCCAAAGCAAGCTTTTCCAGAAGAAACAATAGCTAAAATTGCAGACTATATGTTCGATTTTGATATTGAACAACCAGAATGGTTTGAATCCCATTTTAATGAAGAAAAAGGTATGCACAAAGGGCAAGGTAATGGAAAAGGAATGGGTAACGGAAAAGGTATGGGCAATGGAAAAGGCATGCAAAAGCAACAAGCCAACGCTACTTTGGATACATTAACCTATGCAGAACGTGGTTTAAAATACGCATTGACAACAAAAGCGGTTTTAGGGAAAAATCTAATGGGAACTATCCAAAAAAAAGGAACATTAGAAGCATTAGCTTTTTGCAATGAAAAAGCATATCCATTAACAGATAGCATGTCTGTAGTACATCATGCAATTATAAAACGGGTTTCCGATAAACCTAGAAATCAAAATAATTTAGCAAATAAAAAAGAATTATTGTATATTAATTCTTTCAAAAAAGATATAAAAAACAGTAAAGAACCAGAACCAATTGTAGATCAGTTAGACAATAAAGTACACGTGTATTATCCAATAACAACAAATGCAATGTGTTTACAATGTCACGGGAAACCAGATCAAGATATTAAAAAACCAACATTAAGTAAACTTGCTAGTTTGTATCCTCAAGATAAAGCTACAGGATATGCTGTTAATGAGGTTAGAGGTATTTGGAGTATAACTTTTGACAAATAA
- a CDS encoding sulfite exporter TauE/SafE family protein, producing MDIQQIVTYIAAFLIGAILGLIGGGGSILTVPLLVYFLAYNPVLATAYSLFVVGSSSLVGVIQKHQKGLVDFKTGLAFSFPSFIAVYVSRRFLVPAIPDTLFTIGEFSLTKGMAIMIFFAIIMLLAAFSMIKSKPQTQENNTSQAYYKTFIQGVIIGVITGLIGAGGGFLYVPALVLWAGLDMKKAVGTSLIIIAINSLIGFLGDVQVLDIDWFFLLSFSFLTIIGILVGGYFSKFISSKKLKKSFGWFVLAMSIYIVLKELVF from the coding sequence ATGGATATACAACAAATAGTAACATACATAGCTGCTTTTTTAATAGGAGCTATTTTAGGCTTAATAGGAGGAGGAGGATCTATTCTTACCGTTCCTTTATTGGTTTATTTTTTGGCATATAATCCGGTATTAGCTACTGCATATTCATTATTTGTAGTTGGTTCTTCTTCATTGGTTGGTGTTATTCAAAAACATCAAAAAGGATTAGTAGATTTTAAAACTGGATTAGCTTTTTCTTTCCCATCCTTTATAGCGGTATATGTTTCCAGAAGATTTCTTGTTCCTGCAATTCCAGATACACTTTTTACTATTGGGGAGTTTTCTCTAACAAAAGGAATGGCAATCATGATCTTTTTTGCAATTATCATGTTGTTAGCTGCTTTTTCTATGATTAAATCGAAACCTCAAACTCAAGAAAATAATACTTCTCAGGCATATTATAAGACTTTTATTCAGGGGGTTATTATAGGAGTTATCACAGGTCTTATTGGAGCAGGTGGCGGATTTTTATATGTGCCAGCATTAGTACTTTGGGCTGGTTTAGACATGAAAAAAGCAGTAGGAACTTCTTTAATTATTATAGCAATAAATTCGTTAATAGGTTTTTTAGGAGATGTACAAGTGCTAGATATAGATTGGTTCTTTTTATTAAGCTTTTCTTTTTTAACCATTATAGGGATTTTAGTAGGTGGCTATTTTTCTAAATTTATATCTAGTAAAAAATTAAAAAAGAGCTTCGGATGGTTTGTGTTGGCAATGTCGATTTATATTGTTTTAAAGGAGTTGGTTTTTTAA
- the trxA gene encoding thioredoxin → MSKFSELINQDTPVLVDFYAEWCGPCKMMSPILKDVKDNLKDRVSIIKIDVDKNQALAAKYQVRGVPTMLLFKNGKQVWRQSGMLQKDELINVITTPY, encoded by the coding sequence ATGAGTAAATTTTCAGAATTAATAAATCAAGACACTCCTGTATTAGTAGATTTTTATGCAGAGTGGTGTGGACCATGTAAAATGATGAGTCCTATTTTAAAAGATGTTAAAGACAATTTAAAAGATAGAGTATCCATTATTAAAATTGATGTGGATAAAAATCAAGCCCTTGCCGCAAAATACCAAGTTAGAGGCGTACCAACTATGCTATTGTTTAAAAACGGAAAACAGGTTTGGAGACAGTCGGGAATGCTTCAAAAAGATGAATTAATAAATGTAATTACAACACCTTATTAA
- a CDS encoding heavy-metal-associated domain-containing protein has product MKTSILVQNLKCGGCAHTITTKLSEIENISDININVEESKVSFKYTNEADAFAVKDKLKTLGYPSIDDNNNIVSKAKSFVSCATGKLST; this is encoded by the coding sequence ATGAAAACTTCCATACTAGTACAAAACTTAAAATGTGGTGGTTGTGCACATACCATTACTACAAAACTTTCAGAAATAGAAAATATTTCAGATATAAATATAAATGTTGAAGAAAGTAAAGTTTCCTTTAAATATACAAATGAAGCAGACGCTTTTGCTGTAAAAGATAAACTTAAAACTTTAGGTTATCCTTCCATAGATGACAATAATAATATAGTATCTAAAGCAAAATCTTTTGTGAGTTGTGCAACAGGTAAACTTTCCACATAA
- a CDS encoding DUF2892 domain-containing protein produces MKVNMSGLDKGIRIVIAITIAILYWQDIIHGTLAYVLLALAIIFVLTSLVSFCPLYTLFGINTCKVKK; encoded by the coding sequence ATGAAAGTAAATATGAGTGGATTAGATAAAGGAATTAGAATAGTAATAGCAATAACGATAGCCATATTATATTGGCAAGATATTATACACGGCACTTTAGCGTATGTACTTTTAGCATTAGCTATAATTTTTGTATTAACTAGCCTTGTAAGCTTCTGTCCTTTATATACTCTATTCGGAATTAATACATGCAAAGTGAAAAAGTAA
- a CDS encoding Crp/Fnr family transcriptional regulator, with translation MLDELQQHYGYLFEDELIQEINNVGTYKDIPEGFKLIEIGDYIKSMPLLISGAIKILREDDDGDELLLYFIEQGDTCAMTLSCCLGSSKSEIRAVAETDTKLIMVPIEKMEEWLGKYKTWQKFVLQSYHNRMSELLEAIDTIAFLKLDERLFKYLKDKAMVNHNEVIHVTHQEIARDLHTSRVVISRLLKALENLGKIELHRNSIKILDL, from the coding sequence ATGCTAGACGAATTACAACAACATTATGGTTATTTATTCGAGGATGAATTAATTCAAGAAATAAATAATGTAGGTACTTATAAAGATATTCCGGAAGGTTTTAAACTTATAGAAATTGGCGATTATATAAAATCCATGCCACTTTTAATAAGTGGAGCAATCAAAATTTTGAGAGAAGACGATGATGGAGATGAACTACTTTTATACTTTATTGAGCAAGGTGATACTTGTGCAATGACATTATCTTGTTGTTTAGGTAGTTCCAAAAGCGAGATTAGAGCTGTGGCAGAAACAGATACGAAACTAATAATGGTTCCTATTGAAAAAATGGAAGAATGGTTAGGTAAATATAAAACATGGCAAAAGTTTGTACTGCAAAGCTACCACAATAGAATGTCAGAATTACTGGAAGCTATTGATACTATTGCATTTTTAAAACTAGATGAACGTTTGTTTAAATATTTAAAAGATAAAGCAATGGTTAATCATAATGAAGTAATTCATGTCACACACCAAGAAATAGCTCGAGACTTGCATACTTCAAGAGTCGTAATTTCAAGATTACTTAAAGCGCTTGAGAATTTAGGAAAAATTGAACTACATAGAAATAGCATTAAAATTTTAGATTTGTAA
- a CDS encoding TonB-dependent receptor domain-containing protein, which translates to MKTLYGVLLCTLITAMSFGQEQNEIKKDTTEQKETKLDEVIVTGNLKKDPVLTVVANKYDEKIVQPKNVADLFNNINGFSVIKRGNYAIDPSFRASQYEQLNIQYDGGTKAMHACPNRMDPITTHIIPEEIAKIEIIKGPYTVRYGATFGGIVNLVTQKPDYEDYGVHGKVSAGYESNGNSLVNLAQLQYIQEKYDIVANAGYRDFGNYEDGDGTEIPSSFRSTDYGIKLGYNFSDDQRLQAHWRQSFGRDVLHAALPMDTEYDNSSILSLDYKLDNIGEVVKSLTAKAYYSYVDHLMTNDNRPSFMMMEAASAVDATTIGGKLELNWKPLEKLNVFSGLDAMHIARDGGRTRLIKIMNGNPLPTPMTFNDKVWQDSYITDLGVFTEVKYNINPKNIFTAGIRYDNVTSDIQDPEADFAAMYDLEKRTEHNVSGTVSIKNRVSDNFTLEAAYGRGIRSANMIERFINHFTVGQDPYEYIGNPNLKAEVNNQFEIGFKGRQPLQHGFNSFKYETSFYYSFFENYIVGVIDPTITRKFNPTTDPTSVKVFQNIDEAYKTGFEAMAQVDFLNDYYFKTEFAYVYAKNKDLKESLPLTPPLTTKLSLGFQKEKFWGSVQYNVVSKQENISKSFGETETDGYQTLDVRFGVKPMKNITLGVAVLNALDEAYNSHLNFSFTNQANFGRTPITEPGRNFSAFLQYKF; encoded by the coding sequence ATGAAAACATTATATGGGGTACTACTATGTACCCTAATTACAGCTATGTCTTTTGGGCAAGAACAAAACGAAATCAAAAAAGACACTACAGAACAAAAAGAAACCAAACTAGATGAAGTTATTGTAACTGGAAATCTAAAAAAGGATCCCGTATTAACCGTTGTTGCTAATAAATATGACGAAAAAATTGTACAACCTAAAAACGTTGCCGATTTGTTTAATAACATCAACGGATTTTCGGTAATAAAAAGAGGGAACTATGCTATTGATCCTTCCTTTAGAGCTTCACAATACGAACAATTAAACATTCAATATGATGGAGGTACTAAAGCAATGCATGCTTGTCCGAATAGAATGGATCCTATAACCACACATATTATTCCTGAAGAAATAGCGAAAATTGAAATCATCAAAGGACCATATACAGTGCGTTACGGAGCAACTTTTGGAGGTATTGTAAATTTGGTAACCCAAAAACCAGATTATGAAGATTATGGGGTACATGGAAAAGTATCTGCTGGTTATGAAAGCAACGGAAACTCTTTAGTAAACCTAGCACAACTGCAATATATTCAAGAAAAATATGATATCGTTGCTAATGCTGGTTACAGAGATTTTGGTAATTATGAAGATGGCGATGGCACCGAAATCCCTTCGTCTTTTAGAAGTACCGATTACGGAATAAAACTTGGGTATAACTTCTCTGACGACCAACGTTTACAAGCGCATTGGAGACAATCTTTTGGTCGTGATGTACTACATGCTGCATTGCCAATGGATACCGAATATGATAATAGTAGTATTCTCTCTTTAGATTATAAACTGGATAATATTGGTGAAGTAGTAAAATCATTAACTGCAAAAGCCTATTATAGTTATGTGGACCATTTAATGACCAATGACAATAGACCGTCTTTTATGATGATGGAAGCAGCTTCTGCTGTAGATGCTACAACCATTGGTGGAAAATTAGAATTGAACTGGAAACCTTTAGAAAAACTAAATGTGTTTTCTGGTTTGGATGCCATGCATATTGCTAGAGATGGAGGAAGAACTCGATTGATTAAAATAATGAATGGCAACCCATTACCAACTCCTATGACATTTAATGATAAGGTTTGGCAAGATTCTTATATCACAGATTTAGGAGTATTTACAGAAGTTAAATACAACATCAACCCTAAAAACATATTTACAGCTGGTATTCGTTATGATAATGTAACATCAGATATTCAGGATCCTGAAGCTGATTTTGCTGCAATGTATGACTTAGAGAAACGTACAGAACATAATGTTAGCGGAACGGTTTCTATTAAAAACAGAGTCTCTGATAATTTCACTTTAGAGGCTGCTTATGGTCGCGGAATTCGTTCTGCAAATATGATAGAGCGCTTTATTAATCACTTTACTGTTGGACAAGATCCTTATGAATATATTGGAAACCCAAATTTAAAAGCTGAAGTTAATAATCAATTTGAAATTGGTTTTAAAGGAAGACAACCTTTGCAGCATGGTTTTAATAGCTTTAAATACGAAACGTCTTTCTATTATTCTTTCTTTGAAAACTATATTGTTGGTGTAATAGATCCAACTATTACTAGAAAATTTAATCCTACAACAGATCCTACTAGTGTGAAAGTATTTCAAAACATAGACGAAGCATATAAAACTGGTTTTGAAGCTATGGCGCAAGTCGATTTTTTAAATGACTATTATTTTAAAACAGAGTTTGCTTATGTATATGCAAAAAACAAAGATTTAAAAGAATCTTTACCTTTAACTCCTCCGCTTACTACAAAGTTAAGTTTAGGATTTCAAAAAGAAAAATTCTGGGGAAGCGTTCAATATAATGTCGTTTCAAAACAAGAAAATATTTCTAAAAGTTTTGGGGAAACAGAGACCGACGGTTATCAAACTTTAGACGTCCGTTTTGGAGTAAAACCTATGAAGAATATTACATTAGGTGTTGCTGTACTTAATGCTTTAGATGAAGCTTACAATAGCCATTTAAACTTCTCATTTACCAACCAAGCGAATTTTGGAAGAACACCTATTACAGAACCAGGTCGTAATTTTTCCGCTTTTTTACAGTATAAATTTTAA
- a CDS encoding rhodanese-like domain-containing protein: protein MKYIIIITFLTTLLGSNSIDRNVVKVLSSEEFKTQIENKSVQLIDVRTPKEFQSGHISGAENIDFYSDKFAFEFNKLDKDKAVYVYCRSGSRSNKASKKLVELGFIEIYDLKGGFLNYN from the coding sequence ATGAAATACATAATAATCATAACATTTTTAACAACCTTATTAGGTTCAAATAGTATAGATCGCAATGTTGTTAAAGTACTTTCTTCGGAAGAATTTAAAACACAAATCGAAAATAAAAGCGTCCAATTAATCGATGTTAGGACCCCTAAAGAATTTCAATCCGGACATATTTCTGGAGCTGAAAATATAGATTTTTATTCCGATAAATTTGCTTTCGAATTCAATAAACTAGATAAGGATAAAGCTGTTTATGTGTATTGTAGAAGCGGAAGTAGAAGTAATAAAGCATCTAAAAAGTTAGTAGAATTGGGGTTTATTGAAATCTATGATTTAAAAGGAGGGTTTTTAAATTACAATTAA
- a CDS encoding response regulator: MTNNFSINCTLLIDDDKVINFYNEKIVNRHTDFGQVTSVNSGKNALDYLKDAKNGLIAKPDLIFLDINMPAMNGWEFLEEFNKIDTEFTCSIKVILLTTSNNPDDYERSKTINVISDFINKPLSSDILDHVKQSHYVLASSKKT, translated from the coding sequence ATGACTAATAATTTCTCCATTAATTGCACCCTCCTAATTGACGACGATAAAGTTATTAATTTTTACAACGAAAAAATTGTAAATAGACATACGGATTTCGGACAAGTAACCTCAGTTAACAGTGGAAAAAACGCATTAGATTACTTAAAAGATGCCAAAAATGGGTTAATAGCAAAACCAGATTTAATATTTTTAGATATTAATATGCCCGCAATGAATGGTTGGGAGTTTTTAGAAGAATTTAATAAAATTGATACAGAATTTACTTGTTCTATTAAAGTAATTTTATTGACTACTTCTAATAATCCGGATGACTATGAACGTTCTAAAACCATTAATGTAATTTCCGATTTTATAAACAAACCATTATCTTCTGATATTTTAGATCACGTAAAACAAAGTCATTACGTATTAGCTTCAAGTAAAAAAACATAA
- a CDS encoding rhodanese-like domain-containing protein: protein MKIEQIYTGCLAHAAYYIESNGEAAIIDPLREVQPYIKRAKLDDAKIKYIFETHFHADFVSGHLDLKEKTGAQIVFGPTAKPSYDAIIAQDGQIFEVGDYKIKAIHTPGHTMESTTYLLIDENGKEHGIVTGDTLFIGDVGRPDLAQKIASDLTQEKLAGYLFDSLRNKIMPLSDDLIVYPNHGAGSACGKNMSKETTDTLGHQKQVNYALRADMTKEEFIAELLDGLSEPPAYFPQNVMMNIQGYESFDKVMSKAHKPLTPKAFEAAANETEAIVLDVRHQTDFVKGHLPRSIFIGIDGGFAPWVGALIADVSQPILLIAPKGREEEVITRLSRVGFDNVIGYLDGSFEAWKKAGMEYDSITSISAEEFAKRYKANQDVVFDVRKDGEFLAEHVEGAKHTALDNINSHLSEFPENKPFFVHCAGGYRSVIAASILKSRGIHNLIEVAGGYGAIKNTEIPTTNYVCPSTLK, encoded by the coding sequence ATGAAAATAGAACAAATTTATACAGGTTGCTTAGCACATGCAGCGTATTATATAGAAAGCAATGGAGAGGCAGCAATTATAGATCCATTAAGAGAAGTACAGCCATATATTAAAAGAGCAAAGCTAGACGATGCTAAAATAAAATACATATTTGAAACACACTTTCATGCAGATTTTGTGTCTGGTCACTTAGATTTAAAAGAAAAAACAGGAGCGCAAATTGTATTTGGTCCTACAGCAAAACCTTCTTATGATGCTATAATAGCACAAGATGGTCAAATATTTGAAGTTGGAGATTATAAAATAAAAGCAATCCATACGCCAGGACACACGATGGAAAGTACCACCTATCTTTTAATAGATGAAAACGGTAAAGAACATGGTATTGTTACTGGTGATACTTTATTTATTGGGGATGTTGGTCGTCCAGATTTAGCTCAAAAAATAGCATCCGATTTAACACAAGAGAAATTAGCAGGTTATTTATTCGACTCACTTCGCAATAAAATTATGCCATTAAGCGATGATTTAATTGTGTATCCAAATCATGGAGCAGGATCTGCTTGTGGTAAAAATATGAGTAAAGAAACTACAGATACTCTAGGGCATCAAAAGCAAGTAAATTATGCCTTGCGCGCAGACATGACTAAAGAGGAATTTATTGCGGAGTTATTAGATGGTTTATCAGAACCTCCAGCGTATTTCCCACAAAATGTAATGATGAATATTCAAGGCTATGAAAGCTTCGATAAAGTAATGTCTAAAGCACATAAACCTTTAACGCCAAAAGCTTTTGAAGCAGCTGCTAATGAAACGGAAGCGATTGTTTTAGATGTGCGTCATCAAACAGATTTTGTAAAAGGCCACCTTCCTCGTTCTATTTTTATTGGTATCGATGGTGGATTTGCACCTTGGGTTGGTGCTTTAATAGCAGATGTAAGTCAACCAATTTTATTAATTGCACCAAAGGGTAGAGAAGAAGAAGTAATTACGCGTTTATCTCGTGTTGGTTTTGATAATGTGATTGGTTATTTAGATGGTAGTTTTGAAGCTTGGAAAAAAGCTGGGATGGAATATGATTCTATAACTTCTATATCTGCTGAAGAATTTGCAAAACGCTATAAAGCGAATCAAGATGTTGTTTTTGATGTAAGAAAAGATGGAGAGTTCCTTGCAGAACATGTAGAAGGAGCAAAACACACTGCTTTAGATAACATAAACAGTCATTTAAGCGAGTTTCCAGAAAACAAACCTTTCTTTGTGCATTGTGCAGGTGGTTACCGATCTGTAATTGCAGCTTCTATTTTAAAAAGTAGAGGTATTCATAATTTAATTGAAGTAGCAGGTGGATATGGTGCTATTAAAAATACCGAAATACCTACAACAAACTATGTTTGTCCTAGCACATTGAAATAA
- a CDS encoding methyltransferase domain-containing protein translates to MDLSEGFWDNRYKTSDIGWDLGEVSPPLKNYINQLSDKELKILIPGGGNSYEAEYLYNKGFKNVYVVDLSQTALNNIQARLPLFPSSHLIQKNFFDVDMTFDLIMEHTFFCAIDPNLRAAYAAKAFEMLHDNGKVVGLLFNVPLNKTHPPFGGCKIEYIEYFKHYFDTKIMEASYNSITSRQDKELFFILQKKNIITTIY, encoded by the coding sequence ATGGATTTATCCGAAGGTTTTTGGGATAATAGATATAAAACCAGTGATATAGGTTGGGATTTGGGTGAAGTTTCTCCGCCATTAAAAAACTATATCAATCAGTTGTCCGATAAAGAACTGAAAATTCTAATTCCAGGAGGCGGGAATAGTTATGAAGCGGAATATCTTTATAATAAAGGTTTTAAAAATGTATATGTGGTAGATTTGTCACAAACGGCACTTAACAATATACAAGCTAGATTGCCTTTGTTTCCATCTTCACACCTTATTCAAAAGAATTTTTTTGATGTCGACATGACTTTTGATTTGATTATGGAGCATACTTTTTTTTGTGCAATAGATCCTAATTTAAGAGCAGCTTATGCAGCAAAAGCATTTGAAATGTTACATGATAATGGTAAAGTGGTAGGCCTGCTTTTTAATGTGCCTTTAAATAAAACCCATCCACCTTTTGGAGGTTGTAAAATAGAATACATAGAGTATTTTAAGCATTATTTTGATACTAAAATAATGGAAGCTTCTTACAATTCTATTACATCAAGACAAGACAAAGAATTGTTTTTTATCCTTCAGAAAAAGAATATAATAACCACAATTTATTAA